The proteins below are encoded in one region of Triticum aestivum cultivar Chinese Spring chromosome 1B, IWGSC CS RefSeq v2.1, whole genome shotgun sequence:
- the LOC123149800 gene encoding V-type proton ATPase subunit C, translating to MATRYWIAALPVADDNVAAGKTALWARLQDAISRHSFDTPLYRFTVPDLRPGTLDSLLALSDDLVKSNIFIEGVSHKIRRQIEDLERAGGVEPGTLTVDGVPVDSYLTRFVWDEGKYPVNAPLKETVASIQSQVAKIEDDMKVRVAEYGNVKSQLGAINRKQTGSLAVRDLSNLIKPEDMVTSEHLVTLLSIVPKYSQKDWLSSYESLDTFVVPRSSKKLYEDNEYALYTVTLFAKVVDNFKVHAREKGFQIRDFEYSPEAQESRKQELEKLLQDQEVMRTSLLQWCYASYSEVFSSWMHFSAVRVFVESILRYGLPARFLSVVLAPSTKSEKKVRNILEGLCGNANSSYWRSEDDVGMAAGLGGEAESHPYVSFTINFV from the exons ATGGCGACGCGGTACTGGATCGCCGCCCTGCCCGTCGCCGACGACAACGTCGCCGCCGGCAAGACCGCCCTCTGGGCGCGCCTCCAGGACGCCATCTCCCGCCACTCCTTCGACACCCCGCTCTACCGC TTCACCGTCCCGGATCTCCGCCCCGGCACGCTCGACTCCCTGCTCGCCCTCAGCGACGACCTCGTCAAG tccaacatcttcatcgagggcGTCTCCCACAAGATCCGCCGGCAGATCGAGGACCTGGAGCGCGCCGGAGGGGTCGAGCCCGGCACCCTCACCGTCGACGGCGTCCCCGTCGACAGCTACCTCACCAG GTTCGTGTGGGACGAGGGCAAGTACCCCGTCAACGCCCCGCTCAAGGAGACCGTCGCCAGCATCCAGTCCCAGGTCGCCAAGATCGAGGACGACATGAAG GTTAGAGTTGCTGAATACGGTAATGTTAAGAGCCAGCTTGGCGCAATCAACAGGAAGCAAACTGGAAG TTTAGCAGTTCGTGACCTTTCCAACCTCATAAAACCAGAGGATATGGTCACCTCGGAACATCTAGTGACACTGCTTTCTATTGTGCCAAAGTATTCCCAAAAAGACTGGTTATCAAGCTACGAGTCACTTGATACGTTTGTG GTTCCGAGATCGTCAAAAAAGCTTTACGAGGACAATGAGTATGCTCTCTACACTGTAACATTATTTGCCAAGGTTGTTGACAACTTTAAGGTCCATGCTCGTGAGAAAGGTTTCCAG ATCCGTGACTTTGAGTATAGTCCTGAAGCACAGGAGAGTCGGAAGCAAGAGCTAGAAAAGCTGCTGCAAGACCAGGAAGTTATGAGGACCTCTCTATTGCAATGGTGCTATGCAAGCTACAGTGAG GTATTTAGCTCCTGGATGCATTTCTCTGCTGTTCGCGTCTTCGTAGAGAGTATTCTGAGATATGGTCTGCCTGCACGGTTCCTG TCTGTTGTCCTAGCACCATCTACAAAGAGCGAGAAGAAAGTAAGGAACATCTTGGAAGGGCTATGCGGCAACGCCAACAG CAGCTactggagatccgaagacgacgTGGGCATGGCTGCTGGCCTGGGAGGCGAGGCAGAGTCCCACCCTTACGTCTCCTTCACCATAAACTTTGTCTGA